One window from the genome of Brachionichthys hirsutus isolate HB-005 chromosome 19, CSIRO-AGI_Bhir_v1, whole genome shotgun sequence encodes:
- the LOC137908649 gene encoding endoplasmic reticulum metallopeptidase 1, with protein MESDTAVRRIKAPVTPNDAALDTSGSRDWSGNNGYRSGTKRKPEVSLDLLREGLTACLVSVFILGLWGLVHLSLRQLVIGKPSGDFNALRARRHLERITGVGPRPVGSRENEVLTVEYLLQQIESVRLETAAGPRRLAVDVQRPTGSFSIDFLGGFTSFYDRVTNVAVRLEPEGGAEHLMLANCHFDTVANSPGASDDAVSCAVMLEVLRALANQSTPLLYGVVFLFNGAEENILQASHGFITQHPWAKQVRAFINLEAAGVGGKEVVFQTGPENPWLVQAYVNAAIHPFASVVGQEVFQSGIIPSDTDFRIYRDFGNIPGIDLAFIENGFIYHTKYDTANRILTDSIQRAGDNILAVLRYLLTSDKLADSSEYRHGNMVFFDLLGIYVVAYPARVGTILNYMVAAAAFLYLAKKASLPGNGGGRYVRDLSCATGVAVLGWLVTLMSVLIVALLVTLLGRSMFWYNHFYTAICLYGAAAAGKMILIHTLAKNLYFGGVRRVELGDLYFDVSLLLWGCSLVLLTHRGLCSAYVPMLMVAFPLATKLLLAKEFKDRGASVKYSVLYLAGLALPYVHFMFLIWVVFEIFTPIMGRSGTEIPPELVLASLVTLTTIFLSSFFLHFVYLVRSTKWILACLGSVFIVTVLLVSCGVLFPYSDSPDSPKPKRVFLQHTTRTFHDLRGLVESRDSGLWINSFDYTGIQHITPRIPEINDSIRTHCREDRPFCGYPWFLPVKFLSKKNWYLPAPEVSPSAPVEFSLLSKEETTWGTIKMTFNVKGPSHMSLYLMPHPGASLSTWSFGDGTPQFDLSGEYFIFYSHGLDASSWTFWFEIQPPSDPDPAGPEGIISVAISSHYFFGEDQRTAQLEEMLRRFPAWSFPSSWVSTYDMYRY; from the exons ATGGAGAGCGATACCGCTGTCAGGAGAATTAAAGCCCCGGTAACACCGAACGATGCAGCGCTAGACACATCCGGTTCCCGGGACTGGAGCGGGAACAACGGCTACAGAAGCGGCACGAAGAGGAAGCCAGAAGTGAGCCTGGACTTGCTGCGGGAAGGGCTAACAGCCTGCCTGGTGTCCGTGTTCATTCTGGGGCTGTGGGGGCTCGTTCATCTGTCGCTACGGCAGCTCGTCATCGGGAAGCCGAGCGGCGATTTCAACGCACTGAGGGCGag ACGCCACTTGGAGCGGATCACCGGCGTCGGGCCTCGGCCGGTGGGCAGCCGGGAGAACGAGGTCCTGACCGTGGAGTACCTGCTGCAGCAGATCGAGAGCGTCCGGCTGGAGACGGCGGCGGGCCCCCGCCGGCTGGCGGTGGACGTGCAGCGCCCCACCGGCTCCTTCTCCATCGACTTCCTCGGGGGCTTCACCAGCTTCTACGACCGCGTCACCAACGTCGCCGTCCGGCTGGAGCCCGAGGGCGGCGCCGAGCACCTCATGCTGGCCAACTGCCACTTTGACACGGTGGCCAACAGTCCAG gTGCCAGCGACGATGCGGTGAGTTGTGCCGTGATGCTGGAAGTCCTCCGCGCTCTGGCCAATCAGTCGACTCCTCTCCTGTACGGCGTCGTCTTCCTCTTCAACGGCGCAGAGGAAAATATTCTTCAG gCCAGCCATGGTTTCATTACTCAGCATCCCTGGGCCAAGCAGGTGCGAGCCTTCATCAACCTGGAGGCTGCAGGTGTCGGGGGCAAAGAGGTGGTTTTCCAGACAG GTCCCGAGAACCCGTGGCTGGTCCAGGCCTACGTAAACGCCGCCATACACCCGTTTGCCTCTGTGGTCGGCCAGGAGGTGTTTCAGAGCGGCATCATACCGTCCGACACGGACTTCCGCATCTACAGGGACTTCGGTAACATCCCAG GCATCGATCTGGCTTTCATTGAGAACGGTTTCATCTACCACACCAAGTACGACACCGCTAACAGGATCCTAACGGACTCCATACAGAGAGCCG GCGACAACATCCTGGCGGTGCTGAGGTACCTGCTGACGTCGGACAAGCTGGCCGACTCCTCGGAGTATCGCCACGGCAACATGGTGTTTTTCGACCTGCTGGGGATATACGTGGTGGCTTACCCGGCCCGCGTCGGCACCATCCTCAACTACATGGTGGCGGCAGCGGCTTTCCTCTATCTGGCCAAGAAAGCCTCGCTGCCAGGCAACGGAG GAGGCCGCTACGTTCGGGATCTGTCCTGCGCCACAGGCGTCGCCGTGCTCGGCTGGTTGGTGACCCTGATGTCGGTGCTGATCGTGGCGCTGCTCGTCACCCTGCTGGGCCGCTCCATGTTTTGGTACAACCACTTCTACACCGCCATCTGCCTGTAcggggccgccgccgccggcaaGATGATCCTCATTCACACTCTGGCCAAGAATCTATACTTTGGG GGCGTCCGTCGGGTGGAGCTGGGCGACCTCTACTTCGACGTGAGCCTGCTGCTCTGGGGCTGCAGCCTGGTGCTGCTGACCCACCGGGGCCTGTGTTCGGCCTACGTGCCCATGTTGATGGTGGCGTTCCCCCTGGCGACCAAACTGCTGCTGGCGAAAGAATTCAAAGACAGAG GCGCGTCGGTGAAGTACAGCGTGCTCTACCTGGCGGGCCTGGCGTTGCCCTACGTCCACTTCATGTTCCTCATCTGGGTGGTGTTTGAGATTTTCACGCCCATCATGGGTCGTAGCGGCACAGAGATCCCCCCCGAGCTGGTGCTGGCCTCCCTGGTTACCCTGACGACcatcttcctgtcctccttttTT CTTCATTTCGTCTACCTGGTCCGGAGCACCAAGTGGATCCTGGCCTGCCTGGGCTCGGTCTTCATCGTCACGGTCCTGCTGGTTTCCTGTGGCGTCCTCTTTCCGTACTCGGACAGTCCGGACAGCCCGAAGCCAAAACGAGTCTTCCTGCAG CACACCACGCGGACCTTTCACGACCTCCGGGGTCTGGTGGAGAGTCGGGACTCGGGTCTGTGGATCAACAGCTTCGACTACACGGGCATACAGCACATCACCCCCCGCATCCCCGAGATCAACGACAGCATCCGGACTCACTGCCGCGAGGACCGGCCCTTCTGCGGCTACCCCTGGTTCCTGCCGGTCAAATTCCTCAGCAA GAAGAACTGGTACCTTCCTGCTCCGGAAGTGTCTCCCAGCGCTCCGGTGGAGTTCAGCCTGCTGTCCAAAGAGGAAACCACCTGGGGGACGATCAAGATGACCTTTAATGTGAAAG gcccCAGCCACATGTCTCTCTACCTGATGCCCCACCCGGGAGCCAGCCTCTCCACCTGGTCGTTCGGCGACGGGACGCCTCAGTTCGACCTGAGCGGGGAGTATTTCATCTTCTACTCCCACGGCCTCGACGCCTCGTCGTGGACCTTCTGGTTTGAAATACAG CCCCCCAGCGACCCGGACCCGGCGGGCCCCGAGGGGATCATCTCCGTCGCCATCTCCTCCCACTATTTCTTTGGGGAAGACCAGAGGACCGCTCAGCTGGAGGAAATGCTCCGCAGGTTCCCCGCGTGGTCTTTTCCTTCGTCTTGGGTCAGCACATACGACATGTACCGATACTGA